One Algihabitans albus DNA segment encodes these proteins:
- the rpmG gene encoding 50S ribosomal protein L33 produces the protein MAKPITQWIKMVSTADTGYFYVKKKNPRNITEKMTMRKYDPKARKHVEFRESKMK, from the coding sequence ATGGCCAAACCGATCACCCAGTGGATCAAGATGGTGAGTACCGCCGATACGGGCTACTTCTACGTCAAGAAGAAGAACCCGCGGAACATCACCGAGAAAATGACCATGCGCAAATACGACCCGAAGGCGCGCAAACATGTGGAATTCAGGGAGTCCAAGATGAAGTAA
- a CDS encoding ABC transporter ATP-binding protein: MTAANTPPKIQIRDLRLAFGRNKVLQGVNLDVASGDSLVVIGGSGSGKSVLLKCILGLLTPQSGSIKVDGEEVIGLSGEELEAVRHKIGMLFQSAALFDSLTVWENIAFGLMQGEHMPRGEAKEVAIKRLVDVGLQPNVGELMPAELSGGMKKRVGLARAIATKPEVIFFDEPTTGLDPIMGAMIDKLIVEVTRASGATGLTITHDMASARRISNRMAMLFEGRIIWDGATDQVEACGNPYVEQFINGRPEGPIEMQIQDHFR, translated from the coding sequence ATGACGGCTGCGAACACGCCCCCCAAGATCCAGATCCGCGACCTGCGGCTTGCCTTCGGCAGGAACAAGGTTCTGCAAGGCGTCAATCTCGATGTCGCCAGCGGCGATTCCCTGGTGGTGATCGGCGGATCGGGCAGCGGAAAGTCGGTTCTGCTGAAGTGCATCCTGGGCCTGCTGACGCCGCAATCGGGCTCGATCAAGGTCGACGGCGAAGAAGTGATCGGCCTGTCCGGCGAGGAACTGGAGGCCGTGCGCCACAAGATCGGCATGCTGTTCCAGTCGGCAGCCTTGTTCGACTCCCTCACCGTTTGGGAAAATATCGCCTTCGGGTTGATGCAGGGCGAGCACATGCCGCGCGGCGAGGCAAAAGAGGTGGCGATCAAACGTCTTGTGGACGTGGGCCTCCAACCGAATGTCGGTGAACTGATGCCGGCCGAGCTGTCGGGCGGTATGAAGAAGCGCGTCGGGCTGGCCCGCGCCATCGCAACCAAGCCGGAAGTCATCTTCTTCGACGAGCCGACCACGGGGCTCGACCCGATCATGGGGGCAATGATCGACAAGTTGATCGTGGAGGTGACCCGTGCCAGCGGGGCTACAGGCTTGACCATCACGCACGACATGGCCAGTGCCCGGCGCATTTCGAATCGCATGGCCATGCTGTTCGAAGGACGAATCATTTGGGACGGTGCGACCGATCAAGTCGAAGCCTGCGGCAATCCTTATGTCGAGCAATTCATCAATGGCCGCCCCGAAGGTCCGATCGAAATGCAGATCCAGGATCACTTCCGCTAA
- a CDS encoding CvpA family protein codes for MDGLPINLGDLIVFVTIGLAAIIGLLAGFVYAILWIAAWAGAIAVAILFYPVAEPFAAELIGAGLFASVGAGLALFLVSLVVFIIGAYLVSKAVRASALGALDRTLGLIFGLGCGFLAISALWLGYAWLIPPQDRPAWIIEARSLSLVKAGAETLASLLPEDYQRRLEDEGATGSDQPFVPPIQPGTGEGSGSANGGATEYNEQDRQQLEQLIEQRQ; via the coding sequence ATGGACGGGCTGCCCATCAACCTCGGGGATTTGATCGTTTTCGTGACGATCGGCCTGGCAGCGATTATCGGGCTGCTTGCGGGCTTCGTCTATGCCATCCTCTGGATCGCTGCCTGGGCCGGTGCAATCGCGGTCGCGATTCTCTTCTATCCGGTTGCGGAACCGTTCGCAGCCGAGCTCATCGGTGCCGGTCTGTTCGCTTCCGTCGGTGCCGGCTTGGCGCTGTTCCTGGTCTCTCTGGTGGTTTTCATCATCGGCGCCTATCTGGTCTCCAAGGCCGTTCGGGCCTCGGCCCTGGGGGCGCTGGATCGCACGCTCGGTCTGATCTTCGGTTTGGGCTGCGGGTTCTTGGCGATCAGCGCGTTATGGCTGGGATACGCTTGGCTCATACCTCCACAGGACCGTCCGGCCTGGATCATCGAAGCCAGGTCCTTATCTCTGGTGAAAGCCGGGGCGGAAACGCTCGCCAGCCTGCTACCGGAAGACTATCAGCGACGGCTGGAAGACGAGGGAGCCACCGGGTCCGACCAACCCTTCGTTCCACCGATTCAACCTGGCACAGGCGAGGGCAGCGGCAGTGCCAACGGCGGCGCGACGGAGTATAACGAGCAGGACAGGCAGCAGCTGGAGCAGCTCATCGAGCAGCGGCAGTAA
- the alr gene encoding alanine racemase — MPSYTVSDPAARAGAILEIDLPALAANWQRLAAETAPAEAAAVVKADAYGLGIAQAAPALWAAGARAFFVAQLDEALALRSILPQATVYVLNGLMAGAEADYLARDLCPVLNSLEDLTRWKQISRERKRAAALQIDTGMSRLGLDARDLETLATEGSRAERVPISYLMSHLASADDPTSQQSADQLAEFLAARQRLSPRLGAARASLANSAGIFLGRDYHFDLVRPGSALYGINPKPGQPNPMRQVVRLKGKILQIREIDAPRGVGYGATWRAQGPTRIATVALGYADGYLRSLSNSGQALVGGHNVPVVGRVSMDLITLDVTAVPEAAVRSGAYAELLGPDLTADAVGQAAGTIGYEILTSLGHRYHRVYLEAAA; from the coding sequence ATGCCGAGCTATACCGTCTCCGATCCGGCCGCCCGGGCTGGCGCGATCCTGGAGATCGACCTGCCGGCCCTGGCCGCCAACTGGCAGCGCCTTGCCGCCGAGACGGCGCCGGCGGAGGCCGCGGCGGTGGTCAAGGCCGATGCCTACGGCCTGGGGATCGCACAGGCGGCCCCCGCGCTTTGGGCAGCCGGCGCCCGAGCTTTCTTTGTGGCACAGCTCGATGAAGCCCTGGCGCTGCGCTCGATCCTGCCGCAGGCGACAGTCTACGTGCTCAACGGCCTGATGGCCGGTGCGGAAGCGGACTATCTGGCGCGCGACTTGTGCCCCGTGCTGAACAGCCTGGAAGATCTGACTCGCTGGAAGCAGATTTCGCGCGAGCGGAAGCGAGCCGCGGCCCTGCAGATCGACACCGGCATGAGCCGCCTGGGCCTCGATGCGCGCGACCTGGAGACTTTGGCGACGGAAGGCTCTCGAGCCGAGAGAGTCCCCATCTCCTACCTCATGAGCCACTTGGCATCCGCCGACGATCCGACCTCGCAGCAAAGCGCCGACCAGCTTGCCGAGTTTCTGGCGGCGCGACAGCGACTATCGCCAAGACTGGGGGCTGCGAGAGCAAGTCTCGCCAACTCCGCGGGTATCTTCCTGGGGCGCGACTACCACTTCGACCTCGTCCGCCCGGGCAGCGCTCTCTACGGCATCAATCCGAAGCCTGGACAGCCTAATCCCATGCGCCAAGTCGTTCGGTTAAAAGGAAAAATTCTGCAGATCCGTGAAATTGACGCCCCTCGGGGTGTCGGATATGGTGCCACTTGGCGGGCGCAGGGCCCGACTCGCATCGCCACCGTGGCGTTGGGTTACGCCGATGGCTACTTGCGATCTCTCTCGAACAGCGGCCAGGCCCTCGTCGGGGGGCATAACGTACCGGTGGTGGGGCGTGTTTCCATGGACTTGATCACGCTCGACGTAACGGCGGTTCCCGAGGCCGCGGTTAGATCCGGCGCTTATGCCGAACTCCTGGGTCCGGATTTGACCGCCGATGCGGTCGGACAGGCGGCCGGAACGATTGGATACGAGATCCTGACCTCCCTCGGCCATCGCTATCATCGTGTCTATCTGGAGGCTGCTGCGTGA
- the radA gene encoding DNA repair protein RadA, translating into MSKRTSHYVCQSCGTSYPKWAGRCEACGEWSTIVEEALPDAAPGGLGGKGKRSSRGIDFVPLKGQERQAPRRASGIAEFDRVLGGGLVRGSAVLIGGDPGIGKSTLLLQAAAALSKEGAAGCAYISGEEAIEQVRLRAERLGLSDAPVELAAATNVRELKAALDRPETPDVVVVDSIQTMYVDNLDSAPGTVGQVRASAQELIRVAKRRGFALLLVGHVTKEGAIAGPKVLEHMVDTVLTFEGERGHQFRILRAAKNRFGPTDEIGVFEMTDGGLIEVANPSELFLAERHGEISGACVFAGLEGTRPVLVEIQALVAPSPLGTPRRAVVGWDGNRLAMVLAVLEARCGVSTAGQDIYLNVAGGLRVAEPAADLAVATALLSAISDRPAPSETVVFGEVGLSGEVRAVGQTDLRLKEAAKLGFTRAICPATRGRKTRPPEGIAMEEIAALGDLVQLFLESASRDRMLEA; encoded by the coding sequence TTGTCCAAACGTACCAGTCACTACGTCTGCCAATCCTGCGGCACCAGCTACCCCAAGTGGGCTGGGCGCTGCGAGGCCTGCGGCGAGTGGAGCACGATCGTCGAAGAAGCCTTGCCGGACGCGGCCCCGGGGGGCCTCGGCGGCAAGGGCAAGCGCTCGAGCCGCGGTATCGACTTCGTTCCGCTCAAAGGACAAGAACGGCAAGCGCCGCGCCGCGCCAGCGGAATCGCCGAATTCGACCGCGTCCTGGGGGGCGGGTTGGTCCGGGGCTCGGCCGTCCTGATCGGCGGCGATCCGGGAATCGGTAAATCCACCCTTCTGTTGCAGGCTGCCGCAGCCCTGTCCAAAGAGGGCGCGGCCGGCTGCGCCTACATCTCAGGCGAAGAGGCGATCGAGCAGGTCCGCCTGCGCGCGGAGCGGCTCGGCCTGTCCGATGCCCCGGTCGAACTGGCGGCGGCCACCAACGTCCGCGAACTCAAGGCGGCGCTGGACCGACCGGAAACACCCGACGTTGTCGTGGTCGACTCGATCCAAACCATGTACGTGGACAATCTCGACAGCGCGCCCGGCACGGTCGGCCAGGTCCGGGCGAGCGCCCAGGAGCTTATTCGCGTCGCCAAGCGCCGTGGCTTCGCGCTGTTGCTGGTCGGACACGTCACCAAGGAGGGAGCGATTGCCGGTCCCAAGGTGTTGGAACACATGGTCGACACGGTCTTGACCTTCGAGGGCGAGCGCGGGCACCAGTTCCGTATCCTGCGCGCAGCGAAAAACCGCTTCGGACCGACGGATGAGATCGGCGTGTTCGAGATGACGGACGGCGGACTGATCGAAGTCGCCAATCCATCCGAGCTCTTTCTGGCCGAGCGCCATGGCGAGATATCGGGGGCTTGCGTCTTCGCGGGACTGGAGGGCACCCGTCCCGTTCTGGTCGAGATTCAGGCTCTGGTCGCCCCCTCGCCGCTCGGCACTCCCCGGCGCGCCGTGGTGGGCTGGGACGGCAACCGCTTGGCCATGGTGCTGGCGGTCCTTGAAGCCCGTTGCGGAGTCTCGACCGCAGGCCAGGATATCTATCTCAACGTCGCCGGCGGGCTGCGGGTGGCGGAACCCGCCGCCGATCTGGCCGTGGCGACGGCTCTTTTATCCGCCATCAGCGATCGGCCGGCACCGTCGGAAACGGTGGTCTTCGGTGAAGTCGGTCTCTCCGGCGAAGTACGCGCCGTCGGTCAGACCGATCTGCGTCTGAAGGAGGCCGCCAAGCTCGGCTTCACCCGCGCGATCTGCCCCGCAACACGCGGACGGAAAACCCGACCGCCCGAAGGAATCGCGATGGAAGAGATTGCCGCTCTGGGAGATCTGGTCCAACTCTTCCTCGAGTCCGCATCACGCGATCGGATGCTGGAGGCCTGA
- a CDS encoding DUF2937 family protein, giving the protein MIGRLANAIFGGAGALAAGQAPAFYTQYLQRLGGRLDQAVATVERIRADAAARGENLSDYIALSLADTSTRAQEAGQRALEAVQTRDALREAYTALTMARPFERPQVFAEHFDSGLAEATLSDFVPALPVSPEGLVYAAIGLLVGLAVLAGMEATGRALLGGPKTDRRVN; this is encoded by the coding sequence GTGATCGGCCGTTTGGCCAATGCGATCTTCGGTGGTGCAGGCGCACTGGCCGCGGGACAGGCGCCCGCTTTCTACACCCAATATCTGCAGCGTCTCGGGGGTCGCCTGGATCAGGCCGTCGCGACCGTCGAGCGCATCCGCGCCGACGCCGCAGCCCGCGGCGAAAATCTCAGCGACTACATCGCCCTATCTCTCGCCGACACCTCCACCCGCGCGCAGGAGGCTGGCCAGCGCGCTCTGGAGGCGGTACAGACCCGCGACGCCTTGCGCGAGGCCTACACAGCCTTGACCATGGCGCGTCCCTTCGAGCGACCGCAGGTCTTCGCCGAACACTTCGACAGCGGCCTTGCCGAAGCGACGTTGAGCGATTTCGTGCCGGCCTTGCCCGTCTCACCGGAGGGTTTGGTCTATGCGGCGATTGGCTTGTTGGTTGGCCTCGCGGTGTTGGCGGGGATGGAAGCAACGGGCCGGGCGCTGCTCGGCGGGCCGAAGACAGACCGAAGAGTGAATTGA
- a CDS encoding SDR family NAD(P)-dependent oxidoreductase: protein MTEGSARRFAGQVAVVTGASRGLGRALALGLGREGAQVLACATDRSVGALEDLDDAIQKAGGPRPTLVPFDLKDGERIDALPSALAQRHGRLDLLIGNAAVLGGLSPLGHVDSRAWRDTFAVNLDANQRLLARLDPLLRQSKGTALFISCRVAAEAPAYWSAYAASKAALERMAAVYAKEVEKFEVTVGCIAPGPLRTRLRVQAFPGEDPESVAKPEEAATEILEQLADGTLGRPQESSAALPL from the coding sequence ATGACTGAAGGTTCCGCCCGGCGCTTCGCCGGCCAGGTTGCCGTCGTAACGGGTGCCTCGCGTGGCCTCGGCCGCGCCTTGGCGCTTGGCCTCGGCCGTGAAGGCGCCCAGGTTCTGGCCTGCGCGACGGACCGGAGCGTCGGCGCCTTGGAAGACCTCGACGATGCGATTCAGAAGGCCGGCGGACCGCGCCCGACCCTGGTGCCCTTCGATCTCAAGGACGGAGAGCGGATCGACGCCTTGCCCTCGGCATTGGCTCAGCGCCATGGCCGGCTCGACCTTCTGATCGGCAACGCCGCCGTGCTCGGCGGCCTCTCGCCGCTCGGTCACGTCGACTCACGGGCCTGGCGGGACACCTTTGCGGTCAATCTCGATGCCAATCAACGCCTGCTCGCCCGACTCGACCCGCTCCTCCGGCAGTCGAAGGGAACGGCGCTTTTCATCTCTTGTCGGGTGGCAGCCGAGGCGCCGGCCTATTGGTCCGCCTATGCGGCCAGCAAGGCGGCCTTGGAGCGAATGGCCGCGGTCTACGCCAAGGAAGTGGAGAAGTTCGAGGTGACCGTCGGCTGTATCGCACCCGGCCCTCTGCGCACTCGTCTGCGGGTTCAGGCCTTTCCCGGCGAAGACCCGGAAAGCGTCGCCAAGCCGGAAGAGGCTGCGACCGAGATCCTCGAGCAGCTTGCCGACGGAACCCTGGGGCGCCCGCAGGAGTCTTCGGCAGCTTTGCCGCTCTGA
- a CDS encoding MlaE family ABC transporter permease gives MPVLQPLGRTFLAFLNATGRLSIFTAHAVSHCLRPPFYPRMILRQMIDIGYYSLPVVGLTAIFTGMVLALQSYTGFARFSAESAIPNVVVVSITRELGPVLAGLMVAGRVGAAMAAEIGTMRVTEQIDALTTLATNPFKYLIAPRLLAGTAVLPVLVLIADIIGVFGGYLVAVYKLGFNGSTYITNTLEFLEVQDVVSGLVKAAVFGFLIALMGCYNGYHSRGGAQGVGAATTNAVVSASILILSFNYLITELFFAR, from the coding sequence ATTCCCGTTCTGCAGCCTCTTGGCCGGACGTTCCTGGCGTTTCTAAACGCAACCGGCCGGCTCTCGATCTTCACGGCCCATGCCGTCTCACACTGTCTGAGACCGCCTTTCTACCCGCGCATGATCCTGCGCCAGATGATCGACATCGGGTACTATTCGCTTCCAGTGGTCGGCCTGACGGCGATCTTCACAGGCATGGTACTGGCGCTGCAGAGCTACACCGGTTTCGCGCGTTTCTCCGCCGAATCGGCGATCCCGAACGTGGTGGTGGTTTCGATCACCCGCGAACTCGGGCCGGTTCTTGCCGGCCTGATGGTCGCCGGCCGCGTCGGCGCGGCGATGGCGGCCGAGATCGGCACCATGCGGGTCACGGAGCAGATCGACGCGCTGACGACGCTGGCGACCAACCCCTTCAAGTATCTGATCGCACCGCGCCTGCTGGCCGGAACCGCCGTGCTGCCGGTGCTGGTTCTGATCGCGGATATCATCGGCGTGTTCGGCGGCTACTTGGTCGCCGTCTACAAGCTCGGGTTCAACGGCTCCACCTACATCACGAATACGTTGGAGTTCCTGGAGGTTCAGGACGTGGTCTCTGGTCTGGTCAAGGCGGCGGTCTTCGGCTTCCTGATCGCGCTGATGGGCTGCTACAACGGGTACCACTCCCGCGGCGGTGCCCAGGGCGTCGGCGCCGCAACCACCAATGCCGTGGTTTCCGCGTCGATCCTGATCCTCAGCTTCAACTACCTGATCACCGAACTGTTCTTCGCGCGATGA
- the purF gene encoding amidophosphoribosyltransferase: MITTHPFDPDSPDGDKLREECGVFGIWGHVEAANFSALGLHALQHRGQEAAGIVSFDRQQFHAHRGLGHVGDIFGSENVMNSLKGRAAIGHNRYATTGDTVLRNVQPLFAELAFGGFALAHNGNLTNAATLRRELVQRGALFQSTMDTEVIIHLMALQTDSTVIERLVHALSRVEGAYSLVALCEDMVIGLRDPLGVRPLVIGRLPTEQAYVITSETCALDIIGAEFIRDVEPGELIILDKNGLTAHQVFPKRPRRFCIFEHIYFARPDSIIEGRSIYDSRQRIGAELATESPVDADVIIPVPDSGVPAALGYAQKAGIPFELGIIRNHYVGRTFIEPGQKIRDLGVKLKHNANRAKIEGKRVVLVDDSIVRGTTSRKIVQMVRAAGATEIHFRIAAPPTTDPCFYGVDTPDKDELLASNMTVAQMGEHIGVDSLAFISIDGLYRAMGETGRDAMQPQYCDACFTGDYPTRLTDREDRVSPQPLLFKELSRA; the protein is encoded by the coding sequence ATGATCACAACGCACCCCTTCGACCCCGATAGTCCCGACGGCGACAAGCTACGCGAAGAATGCGGTGTCTTCGGCATCTGGGGGCATGTGGAAGCGGCGAACTTCTCCGCCCTCGGCCTGCATGCGCTGCAGCACCGCGGGCAGGAGGCCGCCGGGATCGTCTCCTTCGACCGTCAGCAGTTTCACGCACACCGGGGCCTCGGCCATGTCGGAGACATCTTCGGCAGCGAAAACGTGATGAACAGCCTCAAGGGCCGGGCGGCCATCGGGCACAACCGCTACGCCACCACCGGCGATACTGTACTGCGCAATGTACAACCGTTGTTCGCCGAACTCGCTTTCGGCGGTTTCGCGCTGGCCCACAACGGCAATCTGACCAATGCAGCGACCCTGCGCCGGGAACTGGTCCAACGCGGCGCGCTCTTCCAGTCGACCATGGACACCGAGGTGATCATTCACCTGATGGCCCTGCAGACCGATTCGACGGTGATCGAGCGGCTGGTTCACGCGCTTTCGCGTGTGGAGGGCGCCTACTCCCTGGTCGCTCTCTGCGAAGACATGGTGATCGGACTTCGCGATCCGCTGGGGGTTCGCCCGCTCGTGATCGGCCGCCTGCCGACGGAGCAGGCCTATGTGATCACCTCCGAGACCTGCGCGCTCGATATCATCGGGGCTGAGTTCATACGCGACGTTGAGCCTGGCGAGCTGATCATTCTCGACAAAAACGGCCTGACGGCCCATCAGGTCTTCCCCAAACGCCCACGGCGCTTCTGCATCTTCGAGCACATCTATTTCGCTCGTCCCGATTCGATCATCGAAGGGCGGTCGATCTACGACTCACGCCAGCGCATCGGTGCCGAGTTGGCGACGGAAAGCCCGGTCGACGCGGATGTCATCATTCCGGTGCCGGATTCCGGTGTCCCAGCCGCCCTTGGCTACGCTCAAAAGGCCGGCATCCCCTTCGAGTTGGGAATTATCCGCAACCACTACGTCGGTCGGACCTTCATCGAGCCGGGTCAGAAGATCCGAGATCTCGGCGTCAAGCTGAAGCACAACGCCAATCGCGCCAAGATCGAAGGAAAGCGCGTGGTTCTGGTCGACGACTCCATCGTGCGTGGAACCACCAGCCGCAAGATCGTTCAGATGGTCCGGGCCGCCGGCGCAACGGAAATCCACTTCCGCATCGCCGCACCGCCGACGACGGACCCCTGCTTCTATGGCGTCGATACGCCGGATAAGGACGAATTGCTCGCCTCCAACATGACCGTCGCCCAGATGGGCGAGCACATCGGCGTCGATAGCCTCGCGTTCATATCGATCGACGGTCTCTACCGGGCGATGGGCGAGACCGGGCGCGACGCCATGCAGCCCCAGTACTGCGACGCCTGCTTCACCGGCGACTACCCGACCCGCCTGACCGACCGAGAAGACCGGGTGAGTCCGCAACCGCTGCTTTTCAAGGAGCTGAGCCGCGCGTGA
- a CDS encoding replicative DNA helicase has translation MNANAPGATLAQLPGLADSASRLPPVNIEAEQALLAAVLANNHAFERVSDYLLADHFADAAHARIYEACRKLIERGQQANAITLRNVFDQDGDLADVGGAEYLAQLQASYVTIDARHYGELIYDLFLRRQLIDLGEEIVNEAFRHDLEIGALDQIETAEQRLYKLSEQGQVEGGLQPFRSGLADAIEAAEAAYKRDSKLVGVTSGFDDMDEMLGGLHRSDLLILAGRPSMGKTALATNMAVNAARSSRVETDAEGNEIERPEVVAFFSLEMSAEQLASRIIAEAADVRSDLMRKGQLNEEEMRRVLDVHRELERLPLYIDDTPGITVGALRSRARRLKRQVGLSMIVLDYLQLLQPPAGMRLDNRVQEVSEITRALKIVAKELNVPVLALSQLSRQVENRDDKRPQLSDLRESGSIEQDADVVTFIYREDYYLEREEPTQRLNETTDKYQERLDRYNERVERARNKADVIVAKQRHGPIGTVTLHFNPDRVRFSNLADDDRLPEHY, from the coding sequence ATGAACGCGAACGCACCAGGCGCAACCCTCGCCCAACTGCCCGGGCTGGCCGATAGCGCCAGCCGTCTGCCGCCCGTCAATATCGAGGCGGAACAAGCGCTGCTGGCCGCGGTCTTGGCGAACAACCACGCTTTCGAGCGCGTGTCCGACTATCTGCTCGCGGACCACTTCGCCGATGCCGCCCACGCCCGCATCTACGAAGCCTGCCGCAAGCTGATCGAGCGCGGCCAGCAGGCCAACGCCATCACGCTGCGCAACGTCTTCGATCAGGACGGCGATCTGGCGGACGTGGGAGGGGCCGAATATCTGGCCCAGCTCCAGGCCTCCTACGTCACGATCGATGCCCGCCACTATGGCGAACTGATCTACGACCTCTTTTTGCGTCGACAGCTCATCGATCTCGGCGAGGAGATCGTCAACGAGGCCTTCCGTCACGACTTGGAGATCGGCGCTCTCGATCAGATCGAGACGGCCGAGCAGCGGCTTTACAAGCTGAGCGAGCAAGGTCAGGTCGAGGGTGGGCTGCAGCCCTTCCGAAGCGGCTTGGCCGACGCGATCGAAGCCGCCGAGGCGGCCTACAAACGCGACAGCAAGCTGGTCGGCGTGACCAGCGGCTTCGACGACATGGACGAAATGCTGGGCGGCCTGCATCGCTCCGACCTGCTGATCCTGGCCGGGCGCCCCTCCATGGGCAAGACGGCACTGGCCACCAACATGGCGGTGAATGCGGCGCGCAGCAGCCGGGTGGAAACCGATGCGGAGGGTAACGAGATCGAGCGACCAGAGGTCGTCGCCTTCTTTTCTCTCGAGATGTCGGCCGAACAGCTCGCCTCGCGCATCATCGCCGAGGCGGCGGACGTGCGCAGCGATCTGATGCGCAAGGGACAGCTCAACGAGGAAGAGATGCGCCGGGTGCTCGACGTGCACCGCGAACTCGAGCGCTTGCCACTCTATATCGACGATACGCCGGGCATTACCGTCGGCGCTCTGCGCAGCCGGGCACGGCGCCTCAAGCGCCAGGTCGGTCTCAGCATGATCGTGCTCGACTACCTCCAGCTCCTGCAGCCGCCGGCTGGCATGCGGCTGGACAATCGCGTGCAGGAGGTCAGCGAAATCACCCGCGCTCTGAAGATCGTCGCCAAGGAGTTGAACGTCCCGGTGCTGGCCCTGTCCCAGCTCTCGCGCCAAGTGGAGAACCGGGACGACAAGCGCCCACAACTCTCCGATCTGCGTGAATCCGGCTCGATCGAGCAGGATGCGGATGTGGTGACCTTCATCTATCGCGAGGACTATTACCTGGAGCGCGAAGAGCCGACCCAGCGCCTGAACGAGACGACGGACAAGTATCAAGAACGCCTCGACCGTTACAACGAGCGGGTCGAGCGGGCCCGTAACAAGGCCGACGTCATCGTGGCCAAACAGCGTCACGGTCCGATCGGCACGGTGACTCTGCACTTCAATCCGGACCGTGTTCGCTTCTCGAACCTGGCCGATGACGACCGCCTGCCGGAGCACTACTGA
- a CDS encoding SAM-dependent methyltransferase, with amino-acid sequence MLTHRFFDRVMRSGDLEIAYADGRRERYGDGSGDRVRIRLTDRATERKLLLNPKLAFGEAYMDGRMVIEEGSLEALLTVAIDNMVHLETHTVFRWLHSSEQALRRLLSFNPVARSRRNVHHHYDLSRAFYDLFLDADRQYSCGYYATPDRDLDQAQLDKKIHIAAKLKLDRPALKVLDIGCGWGGLALYLAETAEAEVLGITLSTEQLTLARERAKARGLDKRVRFELIDYRHLEGTFDRIVSVGMFEHVGPAHYRAFFDRIAKLLKPDGVALLHSIGSTHAPTATNPWLRKYIFPGGYTPSLSEVLPAVERSGLWTADIEILRLHYAETLRDWHKRFMANWERAAVLYDERFCRMWEFYLVGCELSFRQMGQMVFQLQMARDVAALPITRDYMVDWKRRQPSGQGRQGSTARQADAAE; translated from the coding sequence TCATGCGCAGCGGCGACCTCGAGATCGCCTACGCAGACGGTCGCCGAGAGCGCTATGGCGACGGCAGCGGCGACAGGGTCAGGATACGGCTGACCGACCGGGCCACCGAGCGAAAACTGCTACTCAACCCGAAACTGGCCTTCGGCGAGGCCTACATGGACGGCCGCATGGTCATCGAGGAGGGCAGCCTGGAAGCCCTGCTCACCGTCGCCATCGACAACATGGTCCACCTGGAAACGCACACTGTCTTCAGGTGGCTGCATTCCTCCGAGCAGGCCCTGCGCAGACTGCTATCCTTCAACCCGGTCGCGCGGTCGCGCAGGAACGTTCACCACCACTACGATCTCTCGCGCGCGTTCTACGACCTTTTCCTCGATGCCGACCGGCAATACTCCTGCGGCTACTACGCCACGCCGGACAGAGATCTCGATCAGGCGCAGCTCGACAAGAAAATCCATATCGCGGCCAAACTGAAGCTCGACAGGCCGGCCCTGAAGGTCCTGGATATCGGCTGCGGGTGGGGCGGCTTGGCCCTCTATCTGGCCGAGACGGCCGAGGCAGAGGTGCTTGGAATTACGCTGTCGACCGAGCAGCTTACGCTTGCCCGCGAGCGCGCCAAAGCACGCGGACTGGACAAGAGAGTCCGATTCGAGCTGATCGACTACCGTCACCTGGAGGGAACCTTCGATCGGATCGTCTCGGTCGGCATGTTCGAACATGTCGGCCCAGCCCACTACCGCGCGTTCTTCGACCGGATCGCCAAGTTGCTGAAACCCGACGGCGTCGCTTTGTTGCATTCCATCGGCTCAACCCACGCGCCGACCGCCACGAACCCCTGGCTGCGCAAGTACATCTTTCCCGGCGGCTATACACCCTCCCTCAGCGAAGTGTTGCCGGCTGTCGAACGATCCGGACTCTGGACCGCCGACATCGAGATCCTGCGGCTGCACTACGCCGAAACACTGCGCGACTGGCACAAGCGCTTCATGGCCAACTGGGAGAGAGCCGCCGTGCTCTACGACGAGCGCTTCTGCCGCATGTGGGAGTTCTATCTGGTCGGCTGCGAGCTCTCGTTCCGCCAAATGGGCCAGATGGTGTTCCAGCTTCAGATGGCCCGCGACGTCGCGGCACTGCCCATCACCCGAGACTATATGGTCGACTGGAAACGCAGGCAGCCGTCCGGACAGGGGCGCCAGGGGAGCACGGCCAGGCAAGCCGATGCGGCGGAGTAG